The Salvelinus alpinus chromosome 10, SLU_Salpinus.1, whole genome shotgun sequence genome includes the window cctgtctcctccccttcatctatattgatttgaagtggatttaagaagtgacatcaataagggatcatagcttacagactcttggcattatctcaaccagcttcatgaggtagtcacctggaatgcatttcaattaacacgtgtgccttgttaaaagctaatttgtggaatttctttccttaatgcgtttgagccaatcagttgtgttgtgacaaggtatacagaagatagccctatttggtaaaagaccaagtccatattatggcaagaacagctcaaataagcaaagagaaacgacagtccatcattactttaagacgtgaaggtcagtcaattcggaacatttcaagaactcttcaagtgcagtcgcaaaaaccaagcactatgatgaaactggctttcatgaggaccgccacaagaaaggaagacgcagagttacctctgctgcagaggacaagttcattagagttaactgcaactcagattgcagcccaaataaatgcttcagagttcaagtagcagacatatctcaacatcaactgttcagaggagactgtgtgaatcaggcatttatggttgaatttctgcaaagaaaccactactaaaggtaaaccaataagagacttgcttgggccaagaaacacgagcaatggaaattagaccagtggaaatcagtcctttggtcggagtccaaatttgagatttttggttccaaccgctctgtctttgtgagatgcggagtaggtgaacggatgatctccgcatgtgtggttcccaccatgaagcatggaggaggaggtgtgatggtgtggggatgcttttctggtgacacttaaccagcatggctaccacagcattctgcagcaatatgccatcccatctggtttgcacttagtgggactatcatttgtttttcaacaggacaatgacccaacacacctccagactgtgtaagggatatttgaccaagaaggagagtgatggagtgctgcattacaggacctggcctccataatcacctgacctcaacccaattaagatggtttgggatgagctggACCGCAGTGGTATTTTGGGATTTCATTagcatccccattagctgttgcaaaagcagcagctactcttcctgggggccaCACAActtgaaacatgacataatacagaacattaatagacaagaacagaactacataaaaaaaataaaggcacaagtagcctacatatcaatgcatacacaaactatctaggtcaaataggggcgAGCGGGTtttctgtttatttgagcaatacgagatggaatggagttccatgcaataatggctctatataatactgtacgttttcttgaatttgttctggatttggggaaagtgaaaagacccctggtggcatgtctggtggggtaagtgtgtgtcagagcttgtgtaaattgactatgcaaacaatttgggattttcaaaaacaaagagtagagggcctagagagctgccctgtagtacaccacactttacatgtttgacattagagaagcttccatttaaAGAAAACCCTTGTTTTATATTAgattgccatatcgtggatttAGAACGGAGGTTGAAGGCTGAGCTGGGGTTCAACAACAgtttatggtcaataatatcaaaggcagcactgaaatctaacagtacagctcccacaatcttcatATTATCATTTGTCAGTGCAGTATATGTTGAGTTTctttctctataagcatgctgaaagtctgttgttagtTTGTTTACAGCGAAATAGCaatgtatttggtcaaacacaattttttccaacagtttggagcaagcttataggtctgctgtttgAATAAGTAAATTattttggcttccctccaggcctgagaacgaagactttcctctaggctcagattaaagatatgacagataggagtggctatagagtcccctaccatcctcagtagctttccatctaagttgtcaatgccacgaggcttgtcattattgatcgataacattaattttttccacctctcccacactaactttacaaaattcaaacttgcaatgcttttctttcattattttgttttttttatgcattaatatgatggctcactgttcgttgttggcatttcctgcctaagtttgcccactttgccaatgaagtaatgaTTCAAAATAATTGGCAAAattaaatggttttgtgatgaataagccatttgattagatgaaagatggagttgaatttgtctttctgcccataaatTTATTTAAAGTtattccatcattctttatattttTGATCTTCACTTCATAATGcagtttcttctttttgttgagtttagtcacatttctcaatttgcagtaagtcagccagtcagatgtgcagccagacttattagccactccttttgcccaatctctttcaaccatagggtttttcaattcctcatggAGCCTtaagtcagtttcttaacaggtgcatgtttaacaataattggaagaagcaatttcataaattcatcaagtgcagcgtctggatgctactcattaatcacatcagacccaaaaatatttttaacatcatccacataagtcACAGCTAAATCTCTTATACACAATTTTAggccagctgttggaactttggctttcctggatatagccactatattgtgatcactgcattcaatgggtacggatacttgttcctgtagtgtttgtaaacatggaatagccttcgtttctcagaacaagaatagactgatgagtttcagaagaaagttatttgattctagccattttgagcctgtaatcgaacccacaaatgctgatgctccagatactcaactagtctaaagaaggccagttttattgcttcttttaaTCAgctcaacagttttcagctgtgctaacataattgcaaaatggttttctaatgatcaattagcctattattaaaattataaacttggattagctaacacaacgtgccattggaacacaggagtgatggttgctgataatgggcctctgtacgcctatgtagatattccatgaaatatcagccgtttccagctacaatagtcatttacaacattaacaatgtctacactgtatttctgatcaattttatgttattttaatggacaaaaaaattgattTTCTTTCCAAACAGGGACATTTCTTTCAAAACAGGGACATTTCTTTCAAAacagggacatttctaagtgaccccaaacttttgaacggtagtgtgtgtatgtattctcCTGAAGGATTCTCAGATCAAAACCGTGTCCTATCCTATCTGAGAAAATGAGAAGCATCACATCTTCCAATTCATTTTTTCTGAATTGGGACTTTTTAAATAAATGATCTGCCACTGATAGTTGTTTTTTTTAGCATGAAAAAACAGAGTTTCAATCGGACGGACGGTATaaataagcaataaggcctgagggggtgtggtatatggccaatatacctatGCATGACACAACActgatacagcccttagctgtggtatattggccatatatcacaaacccctgaggtgccttattgctattataaacttgttaccaatgtaattagagcagtaaaaatacatgttttgtcgtgcctgtggtatacggtctgatataccacggctgtcagccaatcagcattcagggctcgaaccacccagttgtGTAACTTATATGTTATCGATAGATAGGGTAtaatgtgtgtgtcctgtgtgtgtttttaaGGCTGTCAGGAGAGACACGAGGAGAGGCCCAGCCACCATGCCGCTATTCGGTAAATCCCACAAGAATCCCGCCGACATCGTCCGAACTCTGAAGGAGAACATGGCCATCCTGGTCAAACATGACAAGAAAACAGATAAGGTGTGACGCATCTTCATAACACGAATCCTCACTAAACAAATCCTTACAACACAAGTCCTTATAATAGTCCTCACCACACAAACCAGTACTTCCCTTAGAAAAGGCCCACAAGCAGGTGTTGTGTAACATTGCTGTTGGGGCCTCGGTGTACCTCTTCTATTTGATCCGATCAGTCAGTTGGTGTGGTTATTATTACGGTGCGCCTCTAGCTGACACTGGGCTGTGAAAGTAGCATCGCTGCCTGGCCGTTCCTTCATTGACACCCAGCTGTAAAGGCCCTCGCCACCACGGGACTGTTAGAGAGTTCTGTCCAGACAGAACTCGCAGTAACCTGGCTGTGTGCTGGAACTGCTTCAGCTCTAACCAGGCTGCTTCCACACACAGCCCGGCTATAGTGATCTCAATACAGTCCACTCCTGTCATATGCAATGCTGATATCCAGAGCAAGTCAATAATAATGTGTCTTGTGATTGGGCCTGAGGCTGAGACATAAGTGTCTACAGAGATGTACCTCCATAGGTAGTCAATTAAATGTCTCCCTCTAGTGGTCAACTCAAGTATAATACCATGgcagtttttttttaataaacagCATAACATTATTAGCAGCAATACTGTTAGAAGTACATATTGTGCCTGTGTGTCTAACTGGTGTCCCTGTCCCAGGCATCAGAGGAGGTGTCTAAGTGTCTTGTGGCCATGAAGGAGATACTATATGGGACCGGTGACAAGGAGCCTCACACAGAGACGGTGGCCCAGTTGGCCCAGGAGCTCTACAACAGCGGCCTGCTCATCTCCCTGGTGGAAAACCTGCAGGTCATCGACTTTGAGGTGAGACTGAGCCAAAGCCGGACCatcagggtcgtgttcattaggcaccaattCATTAGGCACCGTTTTTAAACGTTTTCCATTGCATGTCCCCAGGGGAAGAAGGACGTGTGTCAGATCTTCAACAACATCCTGCGGAGGCAGATCGGCACCCGCAGCCCCACCGTCGAGTACTTCTGCTCTCACCAAGAGGTGCTGTTTGTGCTGCAAAAAGggtgagtttctctctctctctctcacacacacacacacacacacacacacacacacacacacacacacacacacacacacacacacacacacacacacactctctctctcttcatgtacCAAAGCTGACCAGAGCCATTGGTATGATACTCAGTGACGTCTGCGTGTGTCCCTCTTCCTGCAGGTATGAGACTCCTGGGTCGGCGCTGAACTGTGGCATCATGCTGAGGGAGTGTATCAGACACGAGCCACTGGCCAAGCTGGTTCTCCACTCAGAACACTTCCAGGACTTCTTCAATTACGTAGAGATGGAGACCTTCGACATCGCCTCAGACGCTTTCGCCACCTTCAAGGTCAGATTACACAAGATTTGAAAGCATCTTTGGGTCCTGGAAAAACCTTGTATTAAACCCATATTAATAAGACTAGGATGGGCCCGTGATGATATGCTAATCTTTACATTACTGTTGTATCTGTCCATGCCTATTTGTTTGAGAGTTGACAAAATGTATAGATCAGAAATGATTCGATGCAGCAGATGATATgcaatctacaatgtttgtttttgtgtgaatTAAAGTGAGCACGTTTCCTCCCCCATTCACAGGACCTGCTCACAAGACACAAGGTCCTGGTAGCTGAATATCTAGAACAGAATTATGATGCCGTAAGTGACATGTTCAACATTCTGCTGCCCTGGGAGCATTTACCTTTATCAGATGGACTTCATGGaaagaaaatgtttttttgttgttacaCCATCCACCCTCTGCCTCTTGACAGAATTCATGAAGGAATGGATGAATGCATTTACGACGTCACACACTCGAACTCTCATTGCCATTTACCAGATGAATACACTGAAGTGCGTGTGTGCCGATAAACAAAACATGTTGATTGATGACCCATACTCTACAATGAATGAGTGCATTTATAGCACCCTTAACACACTAGCCACACACTCCAGGCATCTGTGGTCACTGGCTTTCCCCGCTTGCATAAGACCACTGTGTCTGTTGGTTGTAGTGTGGGGCTCAGGGAAGACCCCAGGGGAGAGCAGACAGGCCGGCTGGAGGCTGCTCGGGTTACAGGCCAGACACTACCCTACACTGGGCCGCACTAGGTTACAGAAGGCTGCTTTCATGCCAAAGGCCGCTTGAGGcctatctctcacacacagactggCCCAAACAGCACACCTGATAAGGGCCATTTCAGACCTGAGAGATGTTAGAAAATATATCAACTTCAATAGACATTCCATCCCATTTAACTATCTGAAACACCAAGTTAATTCTatgaacatttattttaaaaaaaacatattgtGAATTTATTTTGAGCCACTTCTGACTGTTGAGATGcagccacccctcagcctgtTCCTTTATATCTTTGCAGATCTTTGACCAGTATGAGAAGTTATTACACTCTGATAACTATGTGACAAAGAGACAGTCATTAAAGGTGTGTTCTATTATTCACATTTTACATGGATTATTTATAGACTAAAACTTTGCATGCTATTATGGTGTTGATTATCTCACTTCATAGTAAACATTTGCATACTCTGGTCTTTGTTTGTGTAGTTGTTGGGAGAGCTTCTGTTGGACAGGCATAACTTCACAGTGATGACCCGGTACATCAGCAAGCCTGAGAACCTGAAGCTGATGATGAACCTACTGAGGGACAAGAGCCCTAACATACAATTTGAGGCCTTCCACGTCTTCAAGGTACGACACAAAAGCCGTTCCCTGAGCCGTTCATATAC containing:
- the cab39l gene encoding calcium-binding protein 39-like, whose product is MPLFGKSHKNPADIVRTLKENMAILVKHDKKTDKASEEVSKCLVAMKEILYGTGDKEPHTETVAQLAQELYNSGLLISLVENLQVIDFEGKKDVCQIFNNILRRQIGTRSPTVEYFCSHQEVLFVLQKGYETPGSALNCGIMLRECIRHEPLAKLVLHSEHFQDFFNYVEMETFDIASDAFATFKDLLTRHKVLVAEYLEQNYDAIFDQYEKLLHSDNYVTKRQSLKLLGELLLDRHNFTVMTRYISKPENLKLMMNLLRDKSPNIQFEAFHVFKVFVANPNKTQPIIDILLKNQPKLIDFLSNFQKDRMDDEQFNDEKTYLIKQIRDLKKPAS